From Chaetodon auriga isolate fChaAug3 chromosome 10, fChaAug3.hap1, whole genome shotgun sequence, a single genomic window includes:
- the dlgap4a gene encoding disks large-associated protein 4 isoform X2, translating to MKGLGANRSRHLSDSCEPAGCPQKPLCPLTSDPHSSFLLSPTINHYGTLDPHLHQCPPTSPTTLTPDCLLPFSQMTNSSTFPRLHFTSQTDQVDCSQACMAGGGGVGQGSRAGTISNSLSMGMGLGLGLTGAPMITSGSATISSAAAAKMNRLPSNLLDQLERHLPLQRDGFSTLQFHRGRMSKQRSESPGRIRHLMHSVQKLFAKSQSLENSAIKGSINGRSAGGMTGSTGGGEDGGRPSRRSKSKDRAKTEGTKQRPRPNALGLWSSDDALDTDTTKAGTIAVGYRNPLSMMTLGRAVSDSQARHIPQGYNTISAHTLKTSKSSSDLKFLACPATQVGSKEEEGRTKASKDDTLVKRGSWSTLTLTQARQVLQKGSATVNRTLLKSKSCHQDLAQQFLQVPLGDWAGTLGRGRPRGTEIPCRRMRSGSYVKAMGDVEDSEDSEGSPKPSPKSAARRHSYLKATQHSLSEQQPPPPPRKPRCYALMREDYLWSPLQSACSMQHLSSLPSLKELSTNRSLDNLDCLVSPLEAPPRHRNSDFSQCSGTLGRGSGTQRVSLHTFFQVCGQGFGHSVPYCEGESQAVEALDLPAPTCFRSRSHSYLRAIQAGCSQDEDTASVDSDSPPPTTTGYGYNSNTISNRKAPPPVPPRTTSKPLISVTVQSSTESAQDTYLDQQDRGSEVNSQSGRSNSSDSLCSIRTGSLAKGTQPPPAPVPAATPAPAAGSVPPVPAPRDLPPTTTAAATTTTSTSTQPQNGTVSICVTLEQPPTAPKRKLSSIGIQVDCVLPVLREEPLPLTAPLKFQSIGVQVENGRPLSRDSSMASRQNTETEPQEPQDATPTENNTANCTNSQTVNTTAPNTQDKAMEQQPLKHTPTPTRISTLSPETLDPALDPSSLPPPDPSLETGNCSTHGDAVQTSTPACLRDGNWFLKLLQAETGRMEGWCQQMEQETKDNKLSEEVLGTIRSAVGSAQLLMSQKFEQFRGLCNENLNVNANPRPTAQDLAGFWDLLQLSIEDISMKFDELYQLKANNWQLPEKPEKKDENKQLPSSVPKKQSKPKLSAGKDRSVDSAVDKQRQEARKRLMAAKRAASVRQNSATESADSIEIYVPEAQTRL from the exons ATGAAAGGGTTAGGAGCCAACCGCAGTCGTCACCTGTCTGACTCGTGTGAACCAGCGGGATGTCCCCAGAAGCCTCTCTgtcctttgacctctgaccctcacAGCTCCTTTCTGTTGAGCCCCACCATAAACCACTATGGCACCCTGGATCCCCATCTCCACCAGTGCCCTCCCACCAGCCCCACCACCTTGACCCCTGACTGCTTGCTGCCTTTCAGCCAGATGACCAACAGCAGCACCTTCCCTCGGCTGCACTTCACCTCTCAGACTGACCAGGTTGACTGCTCGCAGGCCTGTAtggctggtggtggtggagttGGACAGGGCAGCAGGGCAGGCACAATATCCAACTCTTTGTCTATGGGAATGGGCTTGGGTCTGGGTCTTACTGGTGCTCCTATGATCACCAGTGGATCAGCTACaatctcctctgcagcagcagccaagaTGAATCGGTTACCCTCCAACCTTTTGGATCAGCTAGAGAGGCACCTGCCCCTGCAGCGTGATGGTTTTAGTACGCTGCAGTTTCATCGAGGACGTATGTCGAAGCAACGCAGTGAGAGCCCAGGACGCATACGCCACCTGATGCACTCTGTGCAGAAGCTATTTGCCAAGTCACAATCCCTGGAAAACTCTGCAATCAAAGGCAGCATAAATGGGCGCTCTGCTGGAGGAATGACTGGCAGCACAGGAGGTGGTGAGGATGGTGGTAGACCATCCCGCAGAAGCAAGAGCAAAGACAGGGCTAAAACTGAGGGGACAAAGCAGAGACCCAGGCCTAATGCACTAGGCCTCTGGAGCTCAGACGATGCCCTGGACACTGACACCACCAAAGCTGGCACTATTGCTGTAGGTTACCGCAACCCACTGAGCATGATGACTCTTGGCAGAGCGGTGTCAGACAGCCAGGCCAGGCATATCCCACAGGGCTACAACACCATTTCTGCACACACTCTCAAGACCTCGAAAAGCAGCAGTGACCTCAAGTTTCTGGCATGCCCAGCGACACAGGTAGGATccaaggaagaggagggacgaACCAAGGCAAGCAAGGATGATACGCTGGTGAAGAGGGGCTCCTGGTCCACTCTCACCCTCACCCAGGCCAGGCAAGTGTTGCAGAAGGGCTCTGCTACAGTCAACAGGACCCTTCTTAAATCAAAGTCATGCCACCAAGACCTGGCACAACAGTTCCTTCAG GTCCCACTAGGGGACTGGGCGGGAACTCTGGGTCGCGGCCGGCCCAGAGGAACTGAGATCCCCTGTAGAAGGATGCGCAGTGGCAGCTATGTGAAAGCTATGGGAGACGTAGAGGACAGCGAGGACTCCGAGGGAAGCCCCAAACCTTCACCCAAATCTGCTGCCCGTCGCCATAGCTACCTGAAGGCCACCCAGCACTCTCTGAGTGAGCAGcagccacctccacctccacgcAA GCCTCGTTGCTACGCTCTCATGCGGGAGGACTATCTGTGGTCGCCGCTACAGAGTGCATGCTCTATGCAGCATCTGAG CTCCCTGCCGTCCCTGAAAGAGCTGTCGACTAATCGGAGCCTTGATAACTTAGACTGCCTGGTGAGCCCGTTGGAGGCCCCTCCACGCCACAGGAACAGTGATTTCAGCCAATGCTCTGGCACACTGGGCAGAGGCTCGGGCACTCAG CGTGTGAGTCTGCACACGTTCTTTCAGGTATGCGGGCAGGGCTTTGGACACTCAGTACCGTACTGTGAGGGGGAATCGCAGGCAGTGGAGGCTCTGGATCTGCCTGCGCCCACGTGCTTCCGGTCGCGCAGCCACAGCTACCTGCGGGCCATCCAGGCGGGCTGCTCCCAGGATGAAGATACGGCCTCTGTGGACTCAGACTCACCACCGCCCACCACTACAGGCTACGGCTACAACTCCAACACCA TCAGCAATAGGAAGGCTCCTCCACCAGTCCCACCCCGCACCACATCCAAGCCCCTCATCTCAGTGACGGTGCAGAGCAGCACCGAGTCCGCCCAAGACACATACCTTGACCAGCAGGACCGTGGCAGTGAGGTCAACAGCCAGTCAGGACGCAGCAACTCCTCTGACAGTCTCTGTAGCATCCGCACGGGCAGTCTGGCTAAGGGGACCCAACCTCCACCCGCCCCTGTCCCTGCCGCAACCCCTGCACCTGCTGCAGGCTCTGTACCTCCTGTTCCAGCTCCCCGTGACCTCCCTCCCACCACAACtgccgccgccaccaccaccacttccACATCTACCCAGCCCCAAAATGGCACCGTGAGCATCTGTGTCACCCTAGAGCAGCCCCCGACTGCACCCAAGAGGAAACTGTCCTCCATTGGAATTCAG GTGGATTGTGTTCTGCCAGTCTTAAGAGAGGAACCACTCCCCCTTACTGCACCCCTCAAGTTTCAGTCAATTGGAGTTCAAGTGGAGAACGGCAGGCC TCTCAGCCGGGACAGCAGCATGGCCTCCAGACAAAATACAGAGACAGAGCCTCAGGAGCCCCAGGACGCCACAcccacagaaaacaacacagccaACTGCACCAACAGTCAAACAGTGAATACCACCGCACCCAACACACAGGACAAAGCCATGGAACAGCAGCCCCTTAAACACACCCCGACCCCAACCAGGATATCGACCTTGTCCCCGGAGACCCTGGACCCGGCTTTAgacccctcctctctgccaccgCCAGATCCCAGCCTGGAGACCGGAAACTGCAGCACCCACGGAGATGCTGTTCAGACCAGCACGCCAGCTTGCCTCCGAGATGGCAACTGgtttctgaagctgctgcaggctgaaacGGGACGCATGGAGGGCTGGTGTCAACAGATGGAGCAGGAGACCAAAGACAACAAGCTGTCAGAGGAGG TGCTGGGGACGATCCGCAGTGCAGTCGGCAGTGCTCAGCTCCTCATGTCGCAGAAGTTTGAGCAGTTCAGAGGTCTCTGTAATGAGAACTTG AACGTAAACGCCAACCCACGACCAACAGCACAGGATCTCGCAGGTTTCTGGGATCTGCTACAACTCTCAATAGAAGACATCAGCATGAAGTTTGATGAGCTCTACCAACTGAAAGCCAACAACTGGCAACTTCCTgagaaaccagagaagaag GATGAAAACAAGCAGCTTCCATCATCTGTGCCAAAGAAGCAGTCCAAGCCCAAGCTGTCAGCGGGGAAGGACAGGAGCGTGGACTCAGCTGTGGACAAGCAGCGGCAAGAAGCCAGAAAACGGTTGATGGCAGCAAAGCGCGCGGCGTCAGTACGACAGAACTCCGCCACGGAAAGCGCTGACAGCATCGAAATCTACGTCCCCGAGGCTCAGACCCGCCTCTGA
- the dlgap4a gene encoding disks large-associated protein 4 isoform X3 has product MKGLGANRSRHLSDSCEPAGCPQKPLCPLTSDPHSSFLLSPTINHYGTLDPHLHQCPPTSPTTLTPDCLLPFSQMTNSSTFPRLHFTSQTDQVDCSQACMAGGGGVGQGSRAGTISNSLSMGMGLGLGLTGAPMITSGSATISSAAAAKMNRLPSNLLDQLERHLPLQRDGFSTLQFHRGRMSKQRSESPGRIRHLMHSVQKLFAKSQSLENSAIKGSINGRSAGGMTGSTGGGEDGGRPSRRSKSKDRAKTEGTKQRPRPNALGLWSSDDALDTDTTKAGTIAVGYRNPLSMMTLGRAVSDSQARHIPQGYNTISAHTLKTSKSSSDLKFLACPATQVGSKEEEGRTKASKDDTLVKRGSWSTLTLTQARQVLQKGSATVNRTLLKSKSCHQDLAQQFLQVGGPVPLGDWAGTLGRGRPRGTEIPCRRMRSGSYVKAMGDVEDSEDSEGSPKPSPKSAARRHSYLKATQHSLSEQQPPPPPRKPRCYALMREDYLWSPLQSACSMQHLSSLPSLKELSTNRSLDNLDCLVSPLEAPPRHRNSDFSQCSGTLGRGSGTQVCGQGFGHSVPYCEGESQAVEALDLPAPTCFRSRSHSYLRAIQAGCSQDEDTASVDSDSPPPTTTGYGYNSNTISNRKAPPPVPPRTTSKPLISVTVQSSTESAQDTYLDQQDRGSEVNSQSGRSNSSDSLCSIRTGSLAKGTQPPPAPVPAATPAPAAGSVPPVPAPRDLPPTTTAAATTTTSTSTQPQNGTVSICVTLEQPPTAPKRKLSSIGIQVDCVLPVLREEPLPLTAPLKFQSIGVQVENGRPLSRDSSMASRQNTETEPQEPQDATPTENNTANCTNSQTVNTTAPNTQDKAMEQQPLKHTPTPTRISTLSPETLDPALDPSSLPPPDPSLETGNCSTHGDAVQTSTPACLRDGNWFLKLLQAETGRMEGWCQQMEQETKDNKLSEEVLGTIRSAVGSAQLLMSQKFEQFRGLCNENLNVNANPRPTAQDLAGFWDLLQLSIEDISMKFDELYQLKANNWQLPEKPEKKDENKQLPSSVPKKQSKPKLSAGKDRSVDSAVDKQRQEARKRLMAAKRAASVRQNSATESADSIEIYVPEAQTRL; this is encoded by the exons ATGAAAGGGTTAGGAGCCAACCGCAGTCGTCACCTGTCTGACTCGTGTGAACCAGCGGGATGTCCCCAGAAGCCTCTCTgtcctttgacctctgaccctcacAGCTCCTTTCTGTTGAGCCCCACCATAAACCACTATGGCACCCTGGATCCCCATCTCCACCAGTGCCCTCCCACCAGCCCCACCACCTTGACCCCTGACTGCTTGCTGCCTTTCAGCCAGATGACCAACAGCAGCACCTTCCCTCGGCTGCACTTCACCTCTCAGACTGACCAGGTTGACTGCTCGCAGGCCTGTAtggctggtggtggtggagttGGACAGGGCAGCAGGGCAGGCACAATATCCAACTCTTTGTCTATGGGAATGGGCTTGGGTCTGGGTCTTACTGGTGCTCCTATGATCACCAGTGGATCAGCTACaatctcctctgcagcagcagccaagaTGAATCGGTTACCCTCCAACCTTTTGGATCAGCTAGAGAGGCACCTGCCCCTGCAGCGTGATGGTTTTAGTACGCTGCAGTTTCATCGAGGACGTATGTCGAAGCAACGCAGTGAGAGCCCAGGACGCATACGCCACCTGATGCACTCTGTGCAGAAGCTATTTGCCAAGTCACAATCCCTGGAAAACTCTGCAATCAAAGGCAGCATAAATGGGCGCTCTGCTGGAGGAATGACTGGCAGCACAGGAGGTGGTGAGGATGGTGGTAGACCATCCCGCAGAAGCAAGAGCAAAGACAGGGCTAAAACTGAGGGGACAAAGCAGAGACCCAGGCCTAATGCACTAGGCCTCTGGAGCTCAGACGATGCCCTGGACACTGACACCACCAAAGCTGGCACTATTGCTGTAGGTTACCGCAACCCACTGAGCATGATGACTCTTGGCAGAGCGGTGTCAGACAGCCAGGCCAGGCATATCCCACAGGGCTACAACACCATTTCTGCACACACTCTCAAGACCTCGAAAAGCAGCAGTGACCTCAAGTTTCTGGCATGCCCAGCGACACAGGTAGGATccaaggaagaggagggacgaACCAAGGCAAGCAAGGATGATACGCTGGTGAAGAGGGGCTCCTGGTCCACTCTCACCCTCACCCAGGCCAGGCAAGTGTTGCAGAAGGGCTCTGCTACAGTCAACAGGACCCTTCTTAAATCAAAGTCATGCCACCAAGACCTGGCACAACAGTTCCTTCAGGTAGGAGGGCCA GTCCCACTAGGGGACTGGGCGGGAACTCTGGGTCGCGGCCGGCCCAGAGGAACTGAGATCCCCTGTAGAAGGATGCGCAGTGGCAGCTATGTGAAAGCTATGGGAGACGTAGAGGACAGCGAGGACTCCGAGGGAAGCCCCAAACCTTCACCCAAATCTGCTGCCCGTCGCCATAGCTACCTGAAGGCCACCCAGCACTCTCTGAGTGAGCAGcagccacctccacctccacgcAA GCCTCGTTGCTACGCTCTCATGCGGGAGGACTATCTGTGGTCGCCGCTACAGAGTGCATGCTCTATGCAGCATCTGAG CTCCCTGCCGTCCCTGAAAGAGCTGTCGACTAATCGGAGCCTTGATAACTTAGACTGCCTGGTGAGCCCGTTGGAGGCCCCTCCACGCCACAGGAACAGTGATTTCAGCCAATGCTCTGGCACACTGGGCAGAGGCTCGGGCACTCAG GTATGCGGGCAGGGCTTTGGACACTCAGTACCGTACTGTGAGGGGGAATCGCAGGCAGTGGAGGCTCTGGATCTGCCTGCGCCCACGTGCTTCCGGTCGCGCAGCCACAGCTACCTGCGGGCCATCCAGGCGGGCTGCTCCCAGGATGAAGATACGGCCTCTGTGGACTCAGACTCACCACCGCCCACCACTACAGGCTACGGCTACAACTCCAACACCA TCAGCAATAGGAAGGCTCCTCCACCAGTCCCACCCCGCACCACATCCAAGCCCCTCATCTCAGTGACGGTGCAGAGCAGCACCGAGTCCGCCCAAGACACATACCTTGACCAGCAGGACCGTGGCAGTGAGGTCAACAGCCAGTCAGGACGCAGCAACTCCTCTGACAGTCTCTGTAGCATCCGCACGGGCAGTCTGGCTAAGGGGACCCAACCTCCACCCGCCCCTGTCCCTGCCGCAACCCCTGCACCTGCTGCAGGCTCTGTACCTCCTGTTCCAGCTCCCCGTGACCTCCCTCCCACCACAACtgccgccgccaccaccaccacttccACATCTACCCAGCCCCAAAATGGCACCGTGAGCATCTGTGTCACCCTAGAGCAGCCCCCGACTGCACCCAAGAGGAAACTGTCCTCCATTGGAATTCAG GTGGATTGTGTTCTGCCAGTCTTAAGAGAGGAACCACTCCCCCTTACTGCACCCCTCAAGTTTCAGTCAATTGGAGTTCAAGTGGAGAACGGCAGGCC TCTCAGCCGGGACAGCAGCATGGCCTCCAGACAAAATACAGAGACAGAGCCTCAGGAGCCCCAGGACGCCACAcccacagaaaacaacacagccaACTGCACCAACAGTCAAACAGTGAATACCACCGCACCCAACACACAGGACAAAGCCATGGAACAGCAGCCCCTTAAACACACCCCGACCCCAACCAGGATATCGACCTTGTCCCCGGAGACCCTGGACCCGGCTTTAgacccctcctctctgccaccgCCAGATCCCAGCCTGGAGACCGGAAACTGCAGCACCCACGGAGATGCTGTTCAGACCAGCACGCCAGCTTGCCTCCGAGATGGCAACTGgtttctgaagctgctgcaggctgaaacGGGACGCATGGAGGGCTGGTGTCAACAGATGGAGCAGGAGACCAAAGACAACAAGCTGTCAGAGGAGG TGCTGGGGACGATCCGCAGTGCAGTCGGCAGTGCTCAGCTCCTCATGTCGCAGAAGTTTGAGCAGTTCAGAGGTCTCTGTAATGAGAACTTG AACGTAAACGCCAACCCACGACCAACAGCACAGGATCTCGCAGGTTTCTGGGATCTGCTACAACTCTCAATAGAAGACATCAGCATGAAGTTTGATGAGCTCTACCAACTGAAAGCCAACAACTGGCAACTTCCTgagaaaccagagaagaag GATGAAAACAAGCAGCTTCCATCATCTGTGCCAAAGAAGCAGTCCAAGCCCAAGCTGTCAGCGGGGAAGGACAGGAGCGTGGACTCAGCTGTGGACAAGCAGCGGCAAGAAGCCAGAAAACGGTTGATGGCAGCAAAGCGCGCGGCGTCAGTACGACAGAACTCCGCCACGGAAAGCGCTGACAGCATCGAAATCTACGTCCCCGAGGCTCAGACCCGCCTCTGA
- the dlgap4a gene encoding disks large-associated protein 4 isoform X1 has product MKGLGANRSRHLSDSCEPAGCPQKPLCPLTSDPHSSFLLSPTINHYGTLDPHLHQCPPTSPTTLTPDCLLPFSQMTNSSTFPRLHFTSQTDQVDCSQACMAGGGGVGQGSRAGTISNSLSMGMGLGLGLTGAPMITSGSATISSAAAAKMNRLPSNLLDQLERHLPLQRDGFSTLQFHRGRMSKQRSESPGRIRHLMHSVQKLFAKSQSLENSAIKGSINGRSAGGMTGSTGGGEDGGRPSRRSKSKDRAKTEGTKQRPRPNALGLWSSDDALDTDTTKAGTIAVGYRNPLSMMTLGRAVSDSQARHIPQGYNTISAHTLKTSKSSSDLKFLACPATQVGSKEEEGRTKASKDDTLVKRGSWSTLTLTQARQVLQKGSATVNRTLLKSKSCHQDLAQQFLQVGGPVPLGDWAGTLGRGRPRGTEIPCRRMRSGSYVKAMGDVEDSEDSEGSPKPSPKSAARRHSYLKATQHSLSEQQPPPPPRKPRCYALMREDYLWSPLQSACSMQHLSSLPSLKELSTNRSLDNLDCLVSPLEAPPRHRNSDFSQCSGTLGRGSGTQRVSLHTFFQVCGQGFGHSVPYCEGESQAVEALDLPAPTCFRSRSHSYLRAIQAGCSQDEDTASVDSDSPPPTTTGYGYNSNTISNRKAPPPVPPRTTSKPLISVTVQSSTESAQDTYLDQQDRGSEVNSQSGRSNSSDSLCSIRTGSLAKGTQPPPAPVPAATPAPAAGSVPPVPAPRDLPPTTTAAATTTTSTSTQPQNGTVSICVTLEQPPTAPKRKLSSIGIQVDCVLPVLREEPLPLTAPLKFQSIGVQVENGRPLSRDSSMASRQNTETEPQEPQDATPTENNTANCTNSQTVNTTAPNTQDKAMEQQPLKHTPTPTRISTLSPETLDPALDPSSLPPPDPSLETGNCSTHGDAVQTSTPACLRDGNWFLKLLQAETGRMEGWCQQMEQETKDNKLSEEVLGTIRSAVGSAQLLMSQKFEQFRGLCNENLNVNANPRPTAQDLAGFWDLLQLSIEDISMKFDELYQLKANNWQLPEKPEKKDENKQLPSSVPKKQSKPKLSAGKDRSVDSAVDKQRQEARKRLMAAKRAASVRQNSATESADSIEIYVPEAQTRL; this is encoded by the exons ATGAAAGGGTTAGGAGCCAACCGCAGTCGTCACCTGTCTGACTCGTGTGAACCAGCGGGATGTCCCCAGAAGCCTCTCTgtcctttgacctctgaccctcacAGCTCCTTTCTGTTGAGCCCCACCATAAACCACTATGGCACCCTGGATCCCCATCTCCACCAGTGCCCTCCCACCAGCCCCACCACCTTGACCCCTGACTGCTTGCTGCCTTTCAGCCAGATGACCAACAGCAGCACCTTCCCTCGGCTGCACTTCACCTCTCAGACTGACCAGGTTGACTGCTCGCAGGCCTGTAtggctggtggtggtggagttGGACAGGGCAGCAGGGCAGGCACAATATCCAACTCTTTGTCTATGGGAATGGGCTTGGGTCTGGGTCTTACTGGTGCTCCTATGATCACCAGTGGATCAGCTACaatctcctctgcagcagcagccaagaTGAATCGGTTACCCTCCAACCTTTTGGATCAGCTAGAGAGGCACCTGCCCCTGCAGCGTGATGGTTTTAGTACGCTGCAGTTTCATCGAGGACGTATGTCGAAGCAACGCAGTGAGAGCCCAGGACGCATACGCCACCTGATGCACTCTGTGCAGAAGCTATTTGCCAAGTCACAATCCCTGGAAAACTCTGCAATCAAAGGCAGCATAAATGGGCGCTCTGCTGGAGGAATGACTGGCAGCACAGGAGGTGGTGAGGATGGTGGTAGACCATCCCGCAGAAGCAAGAGCAAAGACAGGGCTAAAACTGAGGGGACAAAGCAGAGACCCAGGCCTAATGCACTAGGCCTCTGGAGCTCAGACGATGCCCTGGACACTGACACCACCAAAGCTGGCACTATTGCTGTAGGTTACCGCAACCCACTGAGCATGATGACTCTTGGCAGAGCGGTGTCAGACAGCCAGGCCAGGCATATCCCACAGGGCTACAACACCATTTCTGCACACACTCTCAAGACCTCGAAAAGCAGCAGTGACCTCAAGTTTCTGGCATGCCCAGCGACACAGGTAGGATccaaggaagaggagggacgaACCAAGGCAAGCAAGGATGATACGCTGGTGAAGAGGGGCTCCTGGTCCACTCTCACCCTCACCCAGGCCAGGCAAGTGTTGCAGAAGGGCTCTGCTACAGTCAACAGGACCCTTCTTAAATCAAAGTCATGCCACCAAGACCTGGCACAACAGTTCCTTCAGGTAGGAGGGCCA GTCCCACTAGGGGACTGGGCGGGAACTCTGGGTCGCGGCCGGCCCAGAGGAACTGAGATCCCCTGTAGAAGGATGCGCAGTGGCAGCTATGTGAAAGCTATGGGAGACGTAGAGGACAGCGAGGACTCCGAGGGAAGCCCCAAACCTTCACCCAAATCTGCTGCCCGTCGCCATAGCTACCTGAAGGCCACCCAGCACTCTCTGAGTGAGCAGcagccacctccacctccacgcAA GCCTCGTTGCTACGCTCTCATGCGGGAGGACTATCTGTGGTCGCCGCTACAGAGTGCATGCTCTATGCAGCATCTGAG CTCCCTGCCGTCCCTGAAAGAGCTGTCGACTAATCGGAGCCTTGATAACTTAGACTGCCTGGTGAGCCCGTTGGAGGCCCCTCCACGCCACAGGAACAGTGATTTCAGCCAATGCTCTGGCACACTGGGCAGAGGCTCGGGCACTCAG CGTGTGAGTCTGCACACGTTCTTTCAGGTATGCGGGCAGGGCTTTGGACACTCAGTACCGTACTGTGAGGGGGAATCGCAGGCAGTGGAGGCTCTGGATCTGCCTGCGCCCACGTGCTTCCGGTCGCGCAGCCACAGCTACCTGCGGGCCATCCAGGCGGGCTGCTCCCAGGATGAAGATACGGCCTCTGTGGACTCAGACTCACCACCGCCCACCACTACAGGCTACGGCTACAACTCCAACACCA TCAGCAATAGGAAGGCTCCTCCACCAGTCCCACCCCGCACCACATCCAAGCCCCTCATCTCAGTGACGGTGCAGAGCAGCACCGAGTCCGCCCAAGACACATACCTTGACCAGCAGGACCGTGGCAGTGAGGTCAACAGCCAGTCAGGACGCAGCAACTCCTCTGACAGTCTCTGTAGCATCCGCACGGGCAGTCTGGCTAAGGGGACCCAACCTCCACCCGCCCCTGTCCCTGCCGCAACCCCTGCACCTGCTGCAGGCTCTGTACCTCCTGTTCCAGCTCCCCGTGACCTCCCTCCCACCACAACtgccgccgccaccaccaccacttccACATCTACCCAGCCCCAAAATGGCACCGTGAGCATCTGTGTCACCCTAGAGCAGCCCCCGACTGCACCCAAGAGGAAACTGTCCTCCATTGGAATTCAG GTGGATTGTGTTCTGCCAGTCTTAAGAGAGGAACCACTCCCCCTTACTGCACCCCTCAAGTTTCAGTCAATTGGAGTTCAAGTGGAGAACGGCAGGCC TCTCAGCCGGGACAGCAGCATGGCCTCCAGACAAAATACAGAGACAGAGCCTCAGGAGCCCCAGGACGCCACAcccacagaaaacaacacagccaACTGCACCAACAGTCAAACAGTGAATACCACCGCACCCAACACACAGGACAAAGCCATGGAACAGCAGCCCCTTAAACACACCCCGACCCCAACCAGGATATCGACCTTGTCCCCGGAGACCCTGGACCCGGCTTTAgacccctcctctctgccaccgCCAGATCCCAGCCTGGAGACCGGAAACTGCAGCACCCACGGAGATGCTGTTCAGACCAGCACGCCAGCTTGCCTCCGAGATGGCAACTGgtttctgaagctgctgcaggctgaaacGGGACGCATGGAGGGCTGGTGTCAACAGATGGAGCAGGAGACCAAAGACAACAAGCTGTCAGAGGAGG TGCTGGGGACGATCCGCAGTGCAGTCGGCAGTGCTCAGCTCCTCATGTCGCAGAAGTTTGAGCAGTTCAGAGGTCTCTGTAATGAGAACTTG AACGTAAACGCCAACCCACGACCAACAGCACAGGATCTCGCAGGTTTCTGGGATCTGCTACAACTCTCAATAGAAGACATCAGCATGAAGTTTGATGAGCTCTACCAACTGAAAGCCAACAACTGGCAACTTCCTgagaaaccagagaagaag GATGAAAACAAGCAGCTTCCATCATCTGTGCCAAAGAAGCAGTCCAAGCCCAAGCTGTCAGCGGGGAAGGACAGGAGCGTGGACTCAGCTGTGGACAAGCAGCGGCAAGAAGCCAGAAAACGGTTGATGGCAGCAAAGCGCGCGGCGTCAGTACGACAGAACTCCGCCACGGAAAGCGCTGACAGCATCGAAATCTACGTCCCCGAGGCTCAGACCCGCCTCTGA
- the dlgap4a gene encoding disks large-associated protein 4 isoform X7, with the protein MASRQNTETEPQEPQDATPTENNTANCTNSQTVNTTAPNTQDKAMEQQPLKHTPTPTRISTLSPETLDPALDPSSLPPPDPSLETGNCSTHGDAVQTSTPACLRDGNWFLKLLQAETGRMEGWCQQMEQETKDNKLSEEVLGTIRSAVGSAQLLMSQKFEQFRGLCNENLNVNANPRPTAQDLAGFWDLLQLSIEDISMKFDELYQLKANNWQLPEKPEKKDENKQLPSSVPKKQSKPKLSAGKDRSVDSAVDKQRQEARKRLMAAKRAASVRQNSATESADSIEIYVPEAQTRL; encoded by the exons ATGGCCTCCAGACAAAATACAGAGACAGAGCCTCAGGAGCCCCAGGACGCCACAcccacagaaaacaacacagccaACTGCACCAACAGTCAAACAGTGAATACCACCGCACCCAACACACAGGACAAAGCCATGGAACAGCAGCCCCTTAAACACACCCCGACCCCAACCAGGATATCGACCTTGTCCCCGGAGACCCTGGACCCGGCTTTAgacccctcctctctgccaccgCCAGATCCCAGCCTGGAGACCGGAAACTGCAGCACCCACGGAGATGCTGTTCAGACCAGCACGCCAGCTTGCCTCCGAGATGGCAACTGgtttctgaagctgctgcaggctgaaacGGGACGCATGGAGGGCTGGTGTCAACAGATGGAGCAGGAGACCAAAGACAACAAGCTGTCAGAGGAGG TGCTGGGGACGATCCGCAGTGCAGTCGGCAGTGCTCAGCTCCTCATGTCGCAGAAGTTTGAGCAGTTCAGAGGTCTCTGTAATGAGAACTTG AACGTAAACGCCAACCCACGACCAACAGCACAGGATCTCGCAGGTTTCTGGGATCTGCTACAACTCTCAATAGAAGACATCAGCATGAAGTTTGATGAGCTCTACCAACTGAAAGCCAACAACTGGCAACTTCCTgagaaaccagagaagaag GATGAAAACAAGCAGCTTCCATCATCTGTGCCAAAGAAGCAGTCCAAGCCCAAGCTGTCAGCGGGGAAGGACAGGAGCGTGGACTCAGCTGTGGACAAGCAGCGGCAAGAAGCCAGAAAACGGTTGATGGCAGCAAAGCGCGCGGCGTCAGTACGACAGAACTCCGCCACGGAAAGCGCTGACAGCATCGAAATCTACGTCCCCGAGGCTCAGACCCGCCTCTGA